Proteins encoded within one genomic window of Bifidobacterium crudilactis:
- a CDS encoding glycoside hydrolase family 2 TIM barrel-domain containing protein, producing the protein MTEETCVGNASEAWLTDPTIFAVNRVPAHSEHRYYAHMPQGDERSDLRQSLDGEWRVEVVQASDIDFHEELFVAENFDDSAFERIQVPGHLQTAGLMNHKYVNVQYPWDGHENPLEPNVPESNHVALYRRKFTVSDRLAGAKAAGGTVSIVFHGMATAIYVWVNGLFAGYGEDGFTPNEFDVTDLLHDGENVVAVACYEYSSASWLEDQDFWRLHGLFRSVELAAQPHVHIDNMQIETDYDAKTGTASFDAVLSLRNAADAATISATLKDADGDVVWQTAHCVDGRTSISSGSLQDLTPWSAENPALYELDVIIIDHAGNIVEVAVQRIGFRRFRIEDGIMTINGRRIVFKGADRHEFDAKRGRAITKQDMIDDVMFCKRHNINAIRTSHYPNQDYWYELCDEYGIYLIDETNLETHGSWCLPGDVLTEETAVPGSKPQWEGACVDRVNSMMRRDYNHPSVLIWSLGNESYAGDVFRAMYRHAHDIDPNRPVHYEGVTHNRDYDDVSDIETHMYVHADAVEEYLKNDPKKPYLLCEYMHAMGNSVGNMDEYTALERYPHYQGGFIWDFIDQAILARQSDGTERLCYGGDFGDRPSDYEFSGDGLVFADRRPTPKAQEVKQLYANVHLDVTESGVVVRNDNLFTSTGGYVFALRVLADGEPVWQSDRRFDVPANETASFAIDWPVDQYRADAKELVLEVSQRLAEPTDWAPAGYELSFGQAVIDGMRPMAEAKKPIDGVVTVGRWNAGVQGSGREMLFSRTQGGMVSYAFDGREFVLRRPTITTFRALTDNDRGAGHGFERVQWLGAGRYARCVGNEIEQVDDDTLKATYVYELATPQRTRVTVAYTADTTGRVNLRVNYPGKEGELPTMPAFGIEWALPVEYSRLRFFGVGPEETYRDRKHAKLGIWSTDAFADHAPYLMPQETGNHEEVRWAEITDGHGHGLRVNRAAGADPFAMSLQPYSSFMLEEAQHQDELPVPKHMFLRVLAAQMGVGGDDSWMSPVHPQYQIPADRPISLDVDLELI; encoded by the coding sequence ATGACAGAAGAGACCTGCGTGGGGAACGCCTCGGAAGCTTGGCTCACCGACCCCACCATCTTCGCGGTCAACCGCGTGCCGGCACATTCGGAACATCGCTATTACGCGCATATGCCGCAGGGCGATGAACGTTCGGATCTCAGGCAGAGCCTCGACGGCGAATGGCGGGTGGAGGTGGTGCAGGCCTCCGACATCGACTTCCATGAGGAGCTGTTCGTGGCCGAAAACTTCGACGACTCCGCATTCGAACGCATCCAGGTTCCGGGACACCTGCAGACGGCTGGTCTGATGAACCACAAGTACGTGAACGTCCAGTACCCGTGGGACGGCCACGAGAACCCGCTCGAACCGAACGTGCCGGAAAGCAACCATGTGGCGCTCTACCGCAGGAAATTCACGGTCTCCGACCGACTGGCCGGCGCCAAGGCCGCAGGCGGCACCGTCTCCATCGTGTTCCATGGCATGGCGACCGCAATCTACGTGTGGGTCAACGGCCTGTTCGCCGGCTATGGCGAGGACGGGTTCACGCCGAACGAATTCGACGTCACTGACCTGTTGCACGACGGCGAGAACGTCGTGGCGGTGGCCTGCTACGAGTATTCAAGTGCCTCCTGGCTGGAGGACCAGGACTTCTGGCGGCTGCACGGCTTGTTCCGTTCCGTGGAACTCGCCGCACAGCCGCACGTGCACATCGACAACATGCAGATCGAGACGGACTACGACGCCAAGACCGGTACGGCCTCCTTCGACGCCGTTCTGTCTTTGCGCAACGCCGCCGACGCGGCCACCATCTCCGCGACCCTGAAGGACGCCGATGGCGACGTGGTCTGGCAGACCGCCCACTGCGTCGACGGACGGACCTCGATTTCTTCAGGCTCCTTGCAGGACCTCACTCCGTGGAGCGCCGAGAATCCGGCTCTCTACGAGCTTGATGTCATCATCATCGACCATGCCGGCAACATCGTCGAAGTGGCAGTGCAGAGAATCGGCTTCCGTCGTTTCCGCATCGAAGACGGCATCATGACCATCAACGGCAGGCGCATCGTCTTCAAGGGCGCCGACCGCCATGAATTCGACGCCAAACGAGGTCGCGCCATCACCAAGCAGGACATGATCGACGACGTGATGTTCTGCAAGCGGCACAACATCAACGCCATCCGCACATCGCACTATCCGAACCAGGATTATTGGTACGAATTGTGCGACGAATACGGCATCTACCTGATTGACGAGACCAATCTCGAGACCCACGGCAGCTGGTGCCTGCCGGGCGATGTACTGACCGAGGAGACCGCCGTTCCGGGCAGCAAACCGCAGTGGGAAGGCGCCTGCGTGGACCGCGTCAACAGCATGATGCGCCGTGACTACAACCATCCGAGCGTCCTGATCTGGTCGCTGGGCAACGAATCGTATGCGGGAGACGTGTTCCGCGCCATGTACCGGCACGCGCACGACATCGATCCGAACCGTCCGGTGCACTACGAAGGCGTGACCCACAACCGTGACTACGATGACGTGAGCGACATCGAAACCCACATGTACGTGCATGCCGACGCGGTCGAGGAATATTTGAAGAACGATCCGAAGAAACCGTACTTGTTGTGCGAATACATGCACGCGATGGGCAACTCCGTGGGCAACATGGACGAATACACCGCACTCGAACGCTACCCGCACTATCAGGGCGGATTCATCTGGGACTTCATCGATCAGGCGATTCTCGCCAGGCAGTCGGACGGCACCGAGCGTCTGTGCTACGGCGGTGACTTCGGCGACAGGCCGAGCGACTACGAGTTCTCCGGTGACGGCCTGGTGTTCGCCGACCGCCGTCCCACGCCGAAAGCGCAGGAAGTCAAGCAGCTGTACGCCAACGTGCACTTGGACGTAACCGAGAGCGGCGTGGTCGTCAGGAACGACAACCTGTTCACTTCGACAGGTGGCTACGTGTTCGCGTTGCGCGTGCTGGCCGATGGCGAACCGGTATGGCAGTCCGACCGCCGTTTCGATGTCCCCGCGAACGAGACAGCATCCTTCGCAATCGACTGGCCTGTAGACCAGTATCGCGCGGATGCCAAGGAGCTGGTGCTTGAGGTCTCGCAACGTCTCGCCGAGCCGACCGATTGGGCCCCGGCGGGCTACGAGCTGTCGTTCGGACAGGCCGTCATCGACGGTATGAGACCGATGGCGGAAGCCAAGAAGCCCATAGACGGCGTCGTGACCGTCGGACGTTGGAACGCCGGCGTGCAGGGTTCCGGTCGCGAAATGCTGTTCTCCCGCACCCAGGGCGGCATGGTCTCCTACGCCTTCGACGGCCGTGAATTCGTGCTTCGCCGTCCGACGATTACCACGTTCCGCGCGCTCACCGACAACGACCGCGGCGCCGGCCACGGCTTCGAACGCGTCCAGTGGCTGGGCGCCGGCCGTTACGCCCGTTGCGTGGGCAACGAGATCGAACAGGTCGACGACGATACGTTGAAGGCGACCTACGTGTACGAGCTGGCCACCCCGCAACGCACCCGGGTGACGGTTGCCTACACCGCCGACACCACCGGCCGTGTGAACCTGCGCGTCAACTATCCGGGCAAAGAAGGCGAACTGCCGACCATGCCGGCCTTCGGCATCGAATGGGCGCTGCCGGTCGAATACTCCAGGCTGCGTTTCTTCGGTGTCGGTCCGGAGGAGACGTACCGGGATCGCAAGCACGCCAAGCTGGGCATCTGGAGCACCGACGCGTTCGCCGACCACGCGCCGTACCTCATGCCGCAGGAGACCGGCAATCATGAAGAGGTACGTTGGGCGGAGATCACCGACGGGCATGGCCATGGCCTGCGCGTAAACCGCGCGGCCGGGGCGGACCCGTTCGCGATGAGCCTGCAGCCGTATTCGAGCTTCATGCTCGAGGAGGCGCAGCATCAGGACGAGCTGCCCGTGCCGAAGCATATGTTCCTGCGCGTGCTCGCCGCCCAGATGGGCGTTGGCGGCGACGATTCCTGGATGTCGCCGGTACACCCGCAATACCAGATTCCCGCCGACCGGCCGATCAGCCTCGACGTTGATCTCGAACTGATCTGA
- a CDS encoding glycoside-pentoside-hexuronide (GPH):cation symporter, whose translation MSNATTTADDEVRRGKLGQRISYACGNLGQSAFYNALSTYFIVYVTSCLFSDVDKAVAAKLIGIITSLVVIIRIAEIFIDPLLGNIVDNTTTKWGRFRPWQFIGGLVSSVLLVVIFSGMFGLVNVDQTWFIVLFVITFIVLDVFYSLRDISYWGMIPALSSDSHERSTYTALGTFTGSIGYNGITVVVIPIVTYFSWMFTGSHTGNQSGWTSFGIIVALLGILTAWTVAFGTKESQSTLRSKAQDNGGPLKAFKALFQNDQLLWVALSYLLYAIANVATTGVLIFLFKFVLDNQAAYSVTGIIALVAGLIMAPLYPILNKRIPRRCLYIGGMTSMIIGYILLGIFDDNMIMAFVALVLLYVPSTLIQTTAILSLTDSIEYGQLKNGKRNEAVTLSVRPMLDKIGGAMSNGIVSFVAIAAGMTGNATAADMTSSNITTFKTCAFYVPLALIVLSLLVFCFKVKIDEKMHAKIVKELETKIASGEIVDEEARTAEIVEAIDEETKPIKE comes from the coding sequence ATGAGCAATGCAACCACCACAGCGGACGATGAGGTCCGTCGCGGAAAGCTCGGCCAACGCATCTCATACGCATGCGGCAACCTCGGCCAGTCCGCCTTCTACAACGCGCTCAGCACATACTTCATCGTGTATGTGACCAGCTGCCTGTTTTCCGATGTCGACAAGGCCGTTGCGGCTAAACTCATCGGCATCATCACCAGCCTCGTCGTGATCATCCGCATCGCGGAGATCTTCATCGATCCGCTGTTGGGCAATATCGTCGACAACACCACCACCAAGTGGGGCCGTTTCCGCCCATGGCAATTCATCGGAGGCCTGGTTTCGTCCGTGCTGCTTGTCGTGATCTTCTCCGGCATGTTCGGCCTGGTCAACGTGGACCAGACTTGGTTCATCGTGCTGTTCGTCATCACGTTCATCGTGCTCGACGTGTTCTACTCGCTGCGCGACATCTCATACTGGGGCATGATCCCGGCACTGTCCTCCGACTCGCACGAGCGCTCCACCTATACCGCGCTCGGCACTTTCACCGGCTCCATTGGCTACAACGGCATCACCGTCGTCGTGATTCCGATCGTCACCTATTTCAGCTGGATGTTCACCGGCTCCCACACGGGAAACCAAAGCGGCTGGACTTCCTTCGGCATCATCGTGGCGCTGCTCGGCATCCTGACCGCGTGGACCGTCGCGTTCGGCACCAAGGAGAGCCAGAGCACCTTGCGCTCCAAGGCCCAGGATAACGGCGGCCCTCTCAAGGCGTTCAAGGCCCTATTCCAGAACGATCAGCTGCTGTGGGTCGCCCTGAGCTACCTGCTGTACGCCATCGCCAACGTGGCCACTACCGGCGTGCTGATCTTCCTGTTCAAGTTCGTGCTCGACAATCAGGCGGCCTACTCGGTCACCGGCATCATCGCACTGGTCGCCGGCCTGATCATGGCCCCGCTGTATCCGATTCTGAACAAGCGCATTCCGCGCCGCTGTCTGTACATCGGCGGCATGACCTCCATGATCATCGGTTACATCCTGCTTGGCATCTTCGACGATAACATGATTATGGCGTTCGTCGCGCTCGTCCTTTTATACGTGCCGAGCACGCTCATTCAGACGACCGCCATCCTGTCCCTGACCGACTCCATCGAATACGGCCAGCTGAAGAACGGCAAGCGCAACGAGGCGGTCACCCTGTCCGTGCGACCGATGTTAGACAAGATCGGCGGCGCGATGTCCAACGGCATCGTCAGCTTCGTCGCCATCGCCGCAGGTATGACCGGGAACGCCACCGCGGCCGACATGACCTCCTCCAATATCACCACCTTCAAGACTTGCGCCTTCTATGTGCCCTTGGCCCTCATCGTCCTAAGCCTGCTGGTGTTCTGCTTCAAGGTCAAGATCGATGAGAAGATGCACGCCAAGATCGTCAAGGAACTCGAGACCAAGATCGCCTCCGGCGAGATCGTCGACGAGGAAGCGCGGACCGCGGAAATCGTCGAAGCCATTGACGAAGAGACGAAACCCATCAAGGAATGA
- a CDS encoding helix-turn-helix transcriptional regulator has translation MPNKIGCKDSLLSRFPSGKTDEPCEENIIRIAKALNISTDFLLGVMTVPDRKKYEIDELGLSAQAARNPSIPERRTRSAAGHGNPAEP, from the coding sequence TTGCCCAACAAAATCGGCTGCAAGGACAGCCTTCTCAGTCGTTTTCCGAGCGGAAAAACAGACGAACCCTGCGAGGAAAATATCATCCGCATCGCAAAAGCCCTCAACATATCTACTGACTTTCTTTTGGGTGTAATGACTGTGCCGGACAGAAAGAAGTATGAAATCGACGAGTTGGGTTTATCCGCACAGGCGGCGAGAAACCCCTCTATACCGGAAAGGCGAACGAGATCAGCTGCCGGACACGGGAATCCGGCGGAACCGTGA